In the Caenorhabditis elegans chromosome X genome, one interval contains:
- the F55F3.4 gene encoding Glycoprotein (Confirmed by transcript evidence) → MVFRKRILLFLLVPFVTTSKKWLEIGSQKSESVIFPSNDIYGLIGPGDNPVVCLNISFERPMEVSLGDCYTSIPIRSIQNKIIHINRSQVDHAFNQILEGHESCEPNQLEIHIANNENYTVTGWYEVYRCMRQRTQFPSSGKQDTVVLHNDEYLPVVSTWEDRLTSIRFRLSRGVGVRRRIDMFQAIHAAIVSFSKTICFEYHGVGFIKFSMSKCDVSTKITVVLNSDTVFGLSHKEKSILKKINFEKCTGNEEWFIDIEPISEHAVTGLLDIYSCSPDSGEAEDIGSYFPTWIPNTSIMGLTRTIYFALLPYSEGHYSADLKQLLDTAVCDTEKTARIRLDVQTTKPVSISLTRCKHQQSERIIISEYQKTGALFINFLDLQDYLKLSLSKKCASTESDEGLYLHVNATGDVAIGSVNFSLDTGDRNNYKPAKSLIALSMPPNSTFVRKISLEKILKDAIIGNRMIGFNLDSNHRIALFVSKCRHSTRQILGGNVRSGLHTLSKHVLVELAKLQEKRCDGKQNVEMGTAFLHIQSFEHSTTGNLRFVRVKYTDARKHNMNYKLFVELEDKFKASHANQRIIVPHYNNKPVEVDLAFFAETVLSKSYMDLEIINHQPFDVTLLFSRCQSTSSSDFKIRVNGTYTMCLQDVEKLYNLMKSASCSNTAEYGLFVHVLGGSFGGYITIRVNNFRDTMKTNGGLYHVENQQIHFVAIPLGNLDRPISIRLTNMGTTTVQLYASLCSPQAAPILLWNKKLTVANIKFTKKHYHELEHLAVLESVKCNSTAMKTLFFSIRSKNARGKIIVDKALNEFCDGKTCTSWGTMRFFKNTTGLIIAQ, encoded by the exons ATGGTGTTCCGAAAACGTATCTTGCTTTTTCTGCTGGTGCCGTTTGTTACTACCAGCAAAAAATGGCTGGAGATCGGATCTCAGAAATCGGAGTCAGTAATTTTCCCAAGCAATGATATCTACGGACTAATTGGACCGGGGGATAACCCCGTTGTTTGTCTGAATATTTCTTTTGAACGGCCCATGGAAGTTTCATTAGGTGACTGCTACACATCAATTCCAATTAGatcaattcaaaacaaaattattcataTCAACCGTTCCCAAGTGGATCATGCTTTCAACCAAATTTTGGAAGGACATGAGAGCTGTGAACCTAATCA ACTGGAAATTCACATTGCCAACAATGAAAACTACACTGTGACAGGTTGGTACGAAGTTTACCGGTGCATGCGTCAGAGGACGCAGTTTCCATCATCCGGAAAACAAGATACAGTGGTTTTGCACAATGATGAGTATTTGCCTGTTGTGAGCACCTGGGAAGATAGGCTCACTTCTATTCGATTCAGGCTGAGCAGAGGCGTTGGAGTTCGCAGGCGAATTGACATGTTTCAGGCTATTCATGCCG ctATCGTCAGCTTCTCGAAAACAATTTGCTTTGAATACCATGGTGTCGGATTCATCAAGTTCAGTATGTCAAAATGCGATGTTTCTACAAAAATCACTGTGGTTCTCAACAGCGACACTGTATTTGGGTTGTCCCACAAAGAAAAATccatcttgaaaaaaataaactttgaaaagtgcACGGGCAATGAGGAGTGGTTCATTGATATTGAACCAATCAGTGAACACGCAGTGACAGGACTCTTGGATATTTATTCATGTTCTCCGGATTCTGGTGAAGCTGAGGATATTGGAAGTTATTTCCCAACTTGGATTCCCAATACAAGTATTATGGGTTTGACAAGAACTATCTATTTTGCGTTGCTACCATATTCAGAAGGACATTATTCTGCAGATTTAAAGCAATTGCTTGATACGGCAGTTTGCG ACACTGAAAAAACAGCAAGAATCCGACTAGATGTGCAAACTACCAAACCAGTTTCAATATCACTTACACGATGCAAACACCAACAAAGCGAAAGAATAATAATTAGTGAATATCAGAAAACTGGAGCacttttcatcaatttcttgGATCTCCAAGATTATCTCAAACTTTCATTGTCGAAGAAATGTGCTTCAACTGAATCAGATGAGGGTTTGTATTTGCACGTAAATGCCACTGGGGACGTTGCAATCGGCTCAGTTAATTTTTCGCTGGATACTGGCGATCGGAACAATTACAAGCCAGCAAAATCACTGATTGCATTATCTATGCCTCCGAATTCCACATTTGTTCGGAAAAtttcactggaaaaaattctgaaagatg cAATAATTGGCAACCGAATGATTGGATTCAATCTGGACTCAAACCATCGGATTGCCTTATTTGTGAGCAAATGTAGACACTCTACTAGACAAATCCTTGGTGGAAATGTAAGATCTGGATTGCACACTTTGAGCAAACATGTACTCGTTGAACTAGCCAAACTTCAAGAGAAACGTTGTgatggaaaacaaaatgtggAGATGGGAACAGCGTTTTTGcatattcaaagttttgaacattcaactactggaaatttgagatttgtcAGAGTAAAATACACTGATGCCAGGAAGCATAATATGAATTACAAATTATTCGTCGAGCTAGAGGATAAATTTAAAG CATCACATGCTAATCAAAGAATCATTGTTCCACATTACAACAACAAGCCAGTCGAAGTAGACCTTGCATTCTTTGCTGAAACCGTACTATCAAAATCATATATGGACTTAGAAATTATCAACCATCAACCATTTGATGTAACATTATTATTCAGCAGATGCCAGAGTACCTCAAGTAGTGATTTTAAAATCAGAGTAAATGGGACATATACAATGTGCTTGCAAGATGTGGAAAAGCTCTATAATTTAATGAAATCAGCGAGCTGCAGCAATACTGCAGAGTATGGCTTGTTTGTACACGTCTTAGGTGGAAGCTTCGGAGGGTATATTACTATTCGAGTTAATAATTTTAGAGACACTATGAAAACTAACGGTGGGCTCTATCATGTCGAAA ATCAACAAATTCACTTTGTAGCCATTCCGTTGGGAAACTTGGATCGACCGATTTCTATTCGACTAACTAACATGGGAACAACCACAGTCCAATTATACGCATCTTTGTGTTCTCCTCAGGCTGCACCAATTCTTCTTTGGAACAAAAAACTGACCGTAGCCAATATCAAGTTTACGAAAAAGCACTATCATGAATTAGAGCATTTGGCAGTGTTGGAATCTGTGAAATGCAACTCGACAGcaatgaaaactttatttttctctattcGTTCCAAGAACGCAAGAGGAAAAATTATTGTGGATAAGGCGTTGAATGAGTTTTGCGACGGAAAAACGTGCACCAGTTGGGGAAcaatgagatttttcaaaaacacaacTGGGTTAATTATAGCGCAGT AA
- the ZK1086.3 gene encoding Methyltransferase FkbM domain-containing protein (Predicted) has protein sequence MKRYLPLVVLSVLAVTLYCLYAEVPTLVQNIEVDGGNKSSDMRTKTEVWDTMDGRGYQFREKVEQPLDPRYEELNNLPLCGNLGSTGVQQEVINLMETVKKQFSDCIAPIVDLWKDHPKEMNLEWVAKAAVCDKLPILEKLKVVPFNNYHETKWAILPKCKEENVLVTMGIGHDTTAEERLNRTISNTKFYGADPIIEPNRQMYSAFGKFFPFAIGKNPGFTRFRVLPNQSQKTRKYIYQDVTTIPFLYFLHDILKLQKIDFAWIDIEGGEFEFLDQIHHEVQFCQFNLEVHSAFNPAGAPVFHDFIFKILEQKKYVFLQSEYTGPGAHRMFFLNVEDKQCLAKYFNKF, from the exons ATGAAAAGATATTTACCGCTTGTAGTGCTTTCCGTACTAGCTGTCACACTTTATTGCTTGTACGCAGAAGTTCCTACCCTAGTTCAGAATATTGAAGTGGACGGAGGTAATAAAAGTAGTGATATGAGaacaaaaactgaagtttGGGACACAATGGATGGACGCGGATATcagtttagagaaaaa gttgAACAACCCTTGGATCCACGCTACGAAGAGCTAAATAATCTTCCATTGTGTGGTAACCTAGGTTCCACTGGTGTACAACAAGAAGTTATAAATCTTATGGAAACCGTGAAGAAGCAATTTTCAGACTGCATTGCCCCTATTGTAGATCTATGGAAGGATCATCCCAAGGAA atGAATCTCGAATGGGTGGCTAAAGCTGCGGTTTGTGACAAACTTCCAATACttgagaaattgaaagtgGTACCATTTAATAATTATCATGAAACAAAATGGGCAATTCTTCCAAAATGT AAAGAAGAGAACGTCTTGGTAACTATGGGAATTGGACATGACACTACCGCCGAAGAACGTTTAAACCGAACCATTTCAAATACAAAGTTCTATGGAGCAGACCCAATTATTGAGCCAAATCGTCAGATGTACTCagcatttggaaaatttttcccatttgcAATTGGGAAAAATCCTGGTTTCACAAGATTCAGAGTGCTCCCAAATCAGAGtcagaaaactagaaaatatatttatcagGATGTGACAACGATTCCATTCCTCTACTTTTTACACGATATTTTGAAGTTGCAG aaaatcgattttgctTGGATCGACATTGAAGGTGGCgagttcgaatttttggaCCAAATTCATCATGAAGTACAGTTTTGTCAATTTAACCTAGAAGTTCACTCTGCATTCAATCCAGCAGGAGCTCcagtttttcatgattttatatttaaaatattggaGCAAAAGAAATATGTGTTCCTTCAATCTGAATACACAGGGCCTGGAGCTCATCGAATGTTCTTCTTGAATGTGGAGGACAAGCAATGTTTGGCAAAGtactttaataaattttag
- the F55F3.4 gene encoding Glycoprotein (Confirmed by transcript evidence): MVFRKRILLFLLVPFVTTSKKWLEIGSQKSESVIFPSNDIYGLIGPGDNPVVCLNISFERPMEVSLGDCYTSIPIRSIQNKIIHINRSQVDHAFNQILEGHESCEPNQLEIHIANNENYTVTGWYEVYRCMRQRTQFPSSGKQDTVVLHNDEYLPVVSTWEDRLTSIRFRLSRGVGVRRRIDMFQAIHAAIVSFSKTICFEYHGVGFIKFSMSKCDVSTKITVVLNSDTVFGLSHKEKSILKKINFEKCTGNEEWFIDIEPISEHAVTGLLDIYSCSPDSGEAEDIGSYFPTWIPNTSIMGLTRTIYFALLPYSEGHYSADLKQLLDTAVCDLD, from the exons ATGGTGTTCCGAAAACGTATCTTGCTTTTTCTGCTGGTGCCGTTTGTTACTACCAGCAAAAAATGGCTGGAGATCGGATCTCAGAAATCGGAGTCAGTAATTTTCCCAAGCAATGATATCTACGGACTAATTGGACCGGGGGATAACCCCGTTGTTTGTCTGAATATTTCTTTTGAACGGCCCATGGAAGTTTCATTAGGTGACTGCTACACATCAATTCCAATTAGatcaattcaaaacaaaattattcataTCAACCGTTCCCAAGTGGATCATGCTTTCAACCAAATTTTGGAAGGACATGAGAGCTGTGAACCTAATCA ACTGGAAATTCACATTGCCAACAATGAAAACTACACTGTGACAGGTTGGTACGAAGTTTACCGGTGCATGCGTCAGAGGACGCAGTTTCCATCATCCGGAAAACAAGATACAGTGGTTTTGCACAATGATGAGTATTTGCCTGTTGTGAGCACCTGGGAAGATAGGCTCACTTCTATTCGATTCAGGCTGAGCAGAGGCGTTGGAGTTCGCAGGCGAATTGACATGTTTCAGGCTATTCATGCCG ctATCGTCAGCTTCTCGAAAACAATTTGCTTTGAATACCATGGTGTCGGATTCATCAAGTTCAGTATGTCAAAATGCGATGTTTCTACAAAAATCACTGTGGTTCTCAACAGCGACACTGTATTTGGGTTGTCCCACAAAGAAAAATccatcttgaaaaaaataaactttgaaaagtgcACGGGCAATGAGGAGTGGTTCATTGATATTGAACCAATCAGTGAACACGCAGTGACAGGACTCTTGGATATTTATTCATGTTCTCCGGATTCTGGTGAAGCTGAGGATATTGGAAGTTATTTCCCAACTTGGATTCCCAATACAAGTATTATGGGTTTGACAAGAACTATCTATTTTGCGTTGCTACCATATTCAGAAGGACATTATTCTGCAGATTTAAAGCAATTGCTTGATACGGCAGTTTGCG ATTTGGACTAG
- the nkb-3 gene encoding putative sodium/potassium-transporting ATPase subunit beta-3 (Confirmed by transcript evidence), which yields MTNGGRNGEENKNLMNGEAKAEPETFAQFLYNKDKGTVLGRTGTSWCQITVFYIIFYIFLSAFFIGCLSIFLRTLDPKVPRFYGKGTIIGVNPGVGYQPWLKENPDSTLIKFNLQDSKSWEPYVKQLDNYLSKYKNTNETRDCGASDNNDALETDTDTFPCRFDLGLFEKANCGAKDQYGYKSGKPCVAVSLNRLIGWRPVNYDDGSVPEEIKGRYKPGSITINCEGATSFDKEHLGKVKYIPETGIDGRYYPYVFVPSYQQPIAMVKFDTIPRNKLVIVECRAYASNIEHDISTRLGMVYFELFVEDKKPVAAPAA from the exons ATGACAAACGGCGGTAGAAATGgtgaagaaaacaaaaat CTGATGAACGGAGAGGCCAAGGCTGAGCCAGAGACATTTGCGCAATTCTTGTACAATAAGGATAAGGGAACAGTACTCGGCAGGACAGGAACCTCTTGGT gccaaaTCACAGTATTTTATATCATCTTCTACATCTTCCTGTCAGCCTTCTTCATTGGATGTCTCTCAATTTTCCTGAGAACACTGGATCCCAAAGTGCCTCGCTTCTACGGTAAAGGAACAATCATCGGAGTGAACCCGG GTGTTGGTTATCAGCCTTGGTTGAAAGAAAATCCTGATTCTACACTGATCAAGTTCAATCTGCAAGACTCCAAATCCTGGGAGCCATATGTGAAACAGCTCGACAATTACCTTTCCAAGTACAAGAACACCAATGAAACCAGAGATTGCGGAGCCAGTGATAATAACGATGCTCTTGAAACCGACACAGACACTTTTCCATGCCGCTTCGACCTTGGACTCTTCGAAAAAGCCAATTGTGGAGCAAAGGATCAATATGGATACAAGAGTGGAAAG CCATGTGTCGCTGTTTCCTTGAACAGACTTATTGGATGGCGTCCAGTCAATTATGACGATGGAAGTGTTCCAGAGGAGATCAAGGGCAGATACAAGCCTGGATCAATCACCATCAACTGCGAAGGAGCT ACTTCATTCGACAAGGAACATCTCGGAAAAGTCAAGTACATCCCGGAGACCGGAATTGACGGACGCTACTACCCATATGTATTTGTTCCATCTTACCAGCAAccaatt GCTATGGTCAAATTCGACACGATCCCCCGCAACAAATTGGTCATCGTCGAGTGCCGTGCCTACGCTTCCAACATCGAACACGACATCTCCACTCGCCTTGGAATGGTCTATTTCGAGTTGTTCGTCGAAGACAAGAAGCCCGTCGCTGCACCAGCCgcttaa
- the nkb-3 gene encoding Sodium/potassium-transporting ATPase subunit beta (Confirmed by transcript evidence), with the protein MNGEAKAEPETFAQFLYNKDKGTVLGRTGTSWCQITVFYIIFYIFLSAFFIGCLSIFLRTLDPKVPRFYGKGTIIGVNPGVGYQPWLKENPDSTLIKFNLQDSKSWEPYVKQLDNYLSKYKNTNETRDCGASDNNDALETDTDTFPCRFDLGLFEKANCGAKDQYGYKSGKPCVAVSLNRLIGWRPVNYDDGSVPEEIKGRYKPGSITINCEGATSFDKEHLGKVKYIPETGIDGRYYPYVFVPSYQQPIAMVKFDTIPRNKLVIVECRAYASNIEHDISTRLGMVYFELFVEDKKPVAAPAA; encoded by the exons ATGAACGGAGAGGCCAAGGCTGAGCCAGAGACATTTGCGCAATTCTTGTACAATAAGGATAAGGGAACAGTACTCGGCAGGACAGGAACCTCTTGGT gccaaaTCACAGTATTTTATATCATCTTCTACATCTTCCTGTCAGCCTTCTTCATTGGATGTCTCTCAATTTTCCTGAGAACACTGGATCCCAAAGTGCCTCGCTTCTACGGTAAAGGAACAATCATCGGAGTGAACCCGG GTGTTGGTTATCAGCCTTGGTTGAAAGAAAATCCTGATTCTACACTGATCAAGTTCAATCTGCAAGACTCCAAATCCTGGGAGCCATATGTGAAACAGCTCGACAATTACCTTTCCAAGTACAAGAACACCAATGAAACCAGAGATTGCGGAGCCAGTGATAATAACGATGCTCTTGAAACCGACACAGACACTTTTCCATGCCGCTTCGACCTTGGACTCTTCGAAAAAGCCAATTGTGGAGCAAAGGATCAATATGGATACAAGAGTGGAAAG CCATGTGTCGCTGTTTCCTTGAACAGACTTATTGGATGGCGTCCAGTCAATTATGACGATGGAAGTGTTCCAGAGGAGATCAAGGGCAGATACAAGCCTGGATCAATCACCATCAACTGCGAAGGAGCT ACTTCATTCGACAAGGAACATCTCGGAAAAGTCAAGTACATCCCGGAGACCGGAATTGACGGACGCTACTACCCATATGTATTTGTTCCATCTTACCAGCAAccaatt GCTATGGTCAAATTCGACACGATCCCCCGCAACAAATTGGTCATCGTCGAGTGCCGTGCCTACGCTTCCAACATCGAACACGACATCTCCACTCGCCTTGGAATGGTCTATTTCGAGTTGTTCGTCGAAGACAAGAAGCCCGTCGCTGCACCAGCCgcttaa